A window of Hevea brasiliensis isolate MT/VB/25A 57/8 chromosome 14, ASM3005281v1, whole genome shotgun sequence contains these coding sequences:
- the LOC131172761 gene encoding leucine-rich repeat receptor-like serine/threonine-protein kinase BAM1, with protein sequence MNSPDCGLDGLVPRELGNLKLLDTLYLHANHFSGSIPKELGNLTNLVNLDLSNNALTGEIPFEFINLKQLKLFNLFLNRLHGSIPDYVAELPNLETLGLWMNNFTGEIPQKHGQNGKLHILDLSSNKLTGTIPQDLCSSNQLRILILLKNFLLGPIPEGLETCYSLTRVRLGQNYLNGSIPNGFVYLPRLNLAELQNNVLSGNLSENGNSSSKPVKLGQLNLSNNLLSGPLPFSLSNFSSLQILLLSGTQFSGPIPTSIGELQQVLMLDLSRNSLSGPIPPEIGNCFHLTFLDMSQNNLSGSVPPEISNIYILNYLNLSRNHLNQTIQKSIGSMKSLTVADFSFNDFSGKVPESGQFSLFNASSFAGNPQLCGPLLNNPCNFTTITNTPGKAPSDFKLIFALGLLICSLIFATAAIIKAKSFKKNSSDSWNMTAFQKLEFTITDILECVKDGNVIGRGGAGIVYHGKMPNGVEIAVKKLLGFGTNSHDHGFRAEIQTLGSIRHRNIVRLLAFCSNKETNLLVYEYMRNGSLGEALHGKKGSFLGWNFRYKIAIEAAKGLCYLHHDCSPLIVHRDVKFNNILLNSSFEAHVADFGLAKFLIDGGASECMSAIAGSYGYIAPEYAYTLKVDEKSDVYSFGVVLLELLTGRRPVGDFGEGVDIVQWGKRVTNNRREDVMRIVDPRLTMVTKDEAMHLFFIAMLCCQENSIERPTMRELVQMLSEFPRNSPNYDSSSSSIVSQQLKNGENEKILAKSKQDLLV encoded by the exons ATGAATTCACCAGACTGTGGACTAGATGGTCTAGTTCCGAGGGAGCTTGGAAACCTGAAGCTGCTTGATACTCTATATTTGCATGCCAATCATTTTTCAGGTTCTATTCCAAAGGAGTTAGGCAACCTGACCAACTTGGTGAATCTTGACCTCTCCAACAATGCACTCACTGGTGAAATCCCATTTGAGTTCATCAATCTCAAGCAACTGAAGCTCTTCAATCTCTTCTTGAATAGACTACACGGTTCCATTCCAGACTATGTCGCGGAATTGCCTAATTTGGAAACGCTGGGGCTGTGGATGAACAATTTCACCGGTGAGATTCCTCAAAAACATGGCCAAAATGGGAAGCTTCACATTCTTGATTTGTCCTCAAATAAGCTCACTGGTACAATCCCGCAAGACTTGTGTTCCTCTAATCAGTTGAGGATTCTCATTCTCTTAAAGAATTTCCTGTTGGGTCCAATCCCAGAAGGTTTGGAGACATGTTATAGTCTCACTAGAGTGAGGTTGGGGCAGAACTATTTGAATGGAAGCATTCCAAATGGTTTCGTTTACTTGCCTCGGTTGAATTTAGCAGAGTTGCAGAACAACGTCCTGTCAGGGAATTTATCTGAGAATGGTAATAGTTCATCTAAACCTGTTAAATTAGGCCAACTCAATTTGTCAAACAATCTCCTCTCGGGTCCTCTGCCATTTTCGCTTTCAAATTTCTCTTCCCTTCAAATCCTTCTGCTCAGTGGAACTCAATTCTCAGGTCCAATTCCAACTTCCATAGGAGAACTCCAGCAAGTACTAATGCTTGATCTTAGCAGAAATTCACTTTCAGGTCCAATTCCACCTGAAATAGGAAACTGTTTCCATCTCACTTTCCTTGACATGAGCCAGAACAACCTCTCTGGTTCAGTCCCACCAGAGATATCCAACATCTATATCTTGAATTACTTGAACTTGTCAAGAAACCACTTGAACCAAACAATACAAAAATCCATTGGTTCCATGAAAAGCCTCACTGTTGCTGATTTCTCTTTCAATGATTTCTCCGGAAAGGTCCCAGAATCCGGTCAGTTCTCCCTCTTTAATGCCTCCTCTTTTGCAGGAAATCCTCAACTCTGTGGTCCTCTACTTAACAATCCTTGCAATTTCACCACCATCACAAACACACCAGGAAAAGCCCCTAGTGATTTCAAGCTCATCTTCGCTTTAGGCTTGCTGATATGCTCTCTGATATTTGCAACTGCTGCCATAATAAAGGCCAAGTCTTTCAAGAAAAACAGCTCAGATTCTTGGAACATGACAGCTTTCCAAAAGCTAGAATTCACTATCACAGACATCCTGGAATGTGTAAAAGATGGAAACGTAATTGGTAGAGGAGGAGCTGGGATTGTATACCATGGGAAAATGCCAAATGGGGTTGAAATTGCAGTTAAAAAACTACTTGGTTTTGGCACCAATAGCCATGACCATGGCTTTAGAGCAGAAATTCAAACACTAGGCAGCATTAGGCATCGAAACATCGTTAGATTGCTTGCTTTCTGCTCCAACAAAGAAACCAACTTGTTGGTTTATGAGTACATGAGAAATGGAAGCCTAGGAGAAGCCTTACATGGCAAAAAGGGTTCTTTCTTGGGTTGGAATTTTAGGTACAAAATCGCCATTGAGGCTGCTAAAGGCCTATGCTACCTCCACCATGATTGTTCACCATTGATCGTTCATCGAGAtgtaaaattcaacaatattctGTTAAATTCGAGCTTCGAAGCACATGTTGCAGATTTCGGATTAGCAAAATTCCTTATTGATGGGGGAGCATCAGAATGTATGTCAGCAATTGCAGGGTCTTATGGCTACATAGCACCCG AATATGCATACACATTGAAGGTGGACGAGAAGAGTGATGTGTATAGTTTTGGAGTTGTTCTCTTGGAGCTGCTAACAGGACGACGACCTGTGGGTGATTTCGGCGAAGGGGTGGATATTGTACAATGGGGCAAAAGAGTAACGAATAATCGGAGAGAAGATGTGATGCGCATTGTTGATCCAAGACTAACAATGGTGACTAAAGATGAAGCAATGCATCTATTTTTCATTGCAATGTTGTGTTGCCAAGAAAATAGCATTGAACGTCCTACAATGAGAGAATTAGTTCAAATGCTCTCTGAGTTTCCTCGTAACTCTCCAAATTACGATTCTTCATCATCTTCTATTGTTTCCCAACAATTGAAAAATGGGGAAAATGAGAAAATACTTGCAAAATCCAAACAAGATCTTTTAGTTTAA